The following proteins are co-located in the Silene latifolia isolate original U9 population chromosome 1, ASM4854445v1, whole genome shotgun sequence genome:
- the LOC141612376 gene encoding pentatricopeptide repeat-containing protein At3g25210, mitochondrial, with amino-acid sequence MTTISLLRRTHTLTTTTLLPFLAHLHSFSTTTSTPTPTPTPAPNLSHRSQTPLEKQFETWTTHLKPGFTPSDVNQALNSQTDPDLAYDIFRWTAQHRNYKHNQTTYLTMIHLSLSGHRHRIASSLLDDILAGTVPPSTPFYNSLIRFCCSHPCLFARAFDLYKRMIKPKPVTTNQDFVPCCRPDLDTYTMLFTVLLRKFGKINVGYVYLNSVRSLTRQMKQFGVVPDVYVLNMVIKAYAKCLQLDEAVRVFREMGLYGCEPNKYSYSYLVKGLCEKGRVWEGLKCFREMREKNLVGTSSAWMALVCSLAIERRFEETVEVLRDMVGNGMSPDMMTYRTVFDELCRGGKGNEAIELLEEFRGKDVKMIDKNYKALLKELHF; translated from the coding sequence ATGACAACTATCTCACTCCTTCGCCGCACCCACACCCttaccaccaccaccctccttcCCTTCCTTGCCCACCTACACTCCTTCTCCACCACCACATccacacccacacccacacccacacccGCACCCAACCTCAGCCACCGTTCCCAAACCCCCTTAGAAAAACAATTTGAAACATGGACCACGCACCTCAAACCTGGCTTCACCCCATCTGACGTCAACCAAGCCCTCAACTCCCAAACCGACCCAGACCTAGCCTACGACATCTTCCGCTGGACCGCTCAACATCGCAACTACAAACACAACCAAACCACTTACCTAACCATGATCCACCTCTCCCTTTCCGGTCACCGCCACCGCATTGCCTCTTCCCTCTTAGACGACATCCTCGCTGGCACCGTCCCTCCGTCCACCCCCTTTTACAATTCCCTCATCCGCTTCTGCTGCTCCCACCCCTGCCTGTTCGCCCGTGCCTTCGACCTCTACAAGAGAATGATTAAGCCTAAGCCTGTGACTACCAATCAAGATTTTGTGCCCTGCTGCAGGCCTGACTTGGACACATACACTATGTTGTTTACAGTCCTGTTGAGGAAGTTTGGGAAAATTAATGTTGGGTATGTGTATTTGAATAGTGTGAGGTCGTTGACGAGGCAGATGAAGCAGTTTGGGGTAGTGCCGGATGTGTACGTGTTGAATATGGTGATTAAAGCTTATGCGAAATGTTTGCAGCTGGATGAGGCGGTTAGGGTGTTTAGGGAGATGGGATTGTATGGGTGCGAGCCCAATAAGTACAGTTATAGTTATTTGGTCAAGGGGTTGTGTGAGAAAGGGAGGGTTTGGGAGGGATTGAAGTGTTTTAGGGAGATGAGGGAGAAGAATTTGGTTGGGACGAGTAGCGCTTGGATGGCATTGGTGTGTAGTTTGGCGATTGAGAGGAGGTTTGAGGAGACAGTTGAGGTTTTAAGGGATATGGTTGGGAATGGAATGAGTCCTGACATGATGACTTATAGGACGGTGTTTGACGAGTTGTGTAGAGGTGGGAAAGGGAATGAGGCTATTGAGCTTCTTGAGGAATTTCGAGGGAAGGATGTCAAGATGATTGATAAGAATTATAAGGCATTATTGAAAGAATTGCATTTTTGA